Proteins from one Bombus pascuorum chromosome 15, iyBomPasc1.1, whole genome shotgun sequence genomic window:
- the LOC132914599 gene encoding uncharacterized protein LOC132914599: MWILAFFYGFLTTAQAISTSWSPSFPTPTASALHQGTAAIFESAQPLYDAASSSLLAHQEEDGCTLYKIAMKQQLYFEYVHYKTQLPDMKEFTLCMWTKFYNHTNDHPLFSYAVGDQPRGILSWVANTARSSYYMMNIDGHNLYRLNYPLRLNKWYHSCQSWNGRTGEWQIWVNDERVGRGFNNRLVGHVIKGGGIAITGQEQRQLGGGFLEGDGAPPGSGGLVGEITMVQLYEVALTAGKAHKDHKHHHGHHYEHDTTNNTPRPTRPPVTGRPLPQHPYLTGGQINHQVKINPGSPLQIVQGGVTLRHPAVIPRKPSPQPFPPANPNSVSAAFPLQSSQFFGNLRSSVSLPPASEITDVGASSYHNLFKREKDSSAVEAESNESDSSAEQASSVAKRQTDEETVSEGKPSDGKVTFVPREDVESAKDRKLEKRDSTKKKRGLVQLGDGLIVDDGYISQGLDNDYFAGLTNFGLQLPKYENKDDEREPAEGEVRTIMDVCDGCSEEPFVKALIFGWRSVPKKLYSGAVHIPAASMCKAF, from the exons ATGTGGATCCTTGCGTTTTTTTACGGGTTTCTAACCACGGCCCAGGCAATCTCTACCTCCTGGAGTCCGTCGTTTCCAACGCCAACTGCCAGCGCCTTGCACCAAGGCACCGCCGCTATCTTCGAAAGTGCACAGCCTCTTTACGACGCAGCAAGCTCGTCGTTGCTGGCACACCAAGAAGAAGACGGATGTACACTGTATAAAATTGCTATGAAACAGCAACTCTACTTTGAG TACGTTCACTACAAGACGCAGCTGCCGGACATGAAGGAGTTCACGCTGTGCATGTGGACCAAATTCTACAATCACACCAACGACCATCCTTTGTTTTCGTACGCAG TGGGAGATCAACCACGTGGCATCCTCTCCTGGGTCGCCAACACCGCCAGGAGTTCCTACTACATGATGAACATCGACGGGCACAACTTGTACAGATTGAATTATCCGCTCCGTCTGAACAAGTGGTATCACAGCTGCCAAAGCTGGAACGGTCGTACAGGAGAATGGCAGATCTGGGTCAACGACGAGCGCGTAGGTCGCGGCTTCAACAACAGG TTGGTTGGCCACGTCATCAAAGGGGGTGGAATTGCGATCACTGGACAAGAGCAACGACAGCTGGGCGGTGGCTTTTTGGAAGGCGATGGCGCTCCTCCAG GATCTGGCGGTCTTGTGGGTGAAATAACAATGGTGCAGCTGTACGAGGTCGCGCTGACGGCCGGCAAAGCCCACAAGGATCACAAACACCATCACGGCCATCACTACGAGCACGACACCACCAACAACACGCCCAGACCTACGCGTCCTCCTGTAACAGGCCGACCACTTCCGCAACATCCCTACCTCACTGGTGGACAAATCAATCATCAG GTAAAAATCAATCCAGGGTCGCCGCTGCAAATCGTTCAAGGAGGCGTCACCCTGAGGCATCCTGCGGTGATTCCCCGCAAGCCATCACCTCAACCCTTTCCCCCCGCGAATCCCAATTCCGTCTCCGCAGCCTTCCCTCTGCAATCCAGCCAGTTCTTCGGCAACCTACGCTCTAGCGTTAGTTTGCCCCCGGCGAGCGAAATAACCGACGTGGGAGCCAGCTCGTATCACAATCTCTTTAAGAGAGAGAAGGATTCGTCGGCTGTTGAAGCCGAGAGCAACGAGTCGGACTCGAGCGCTGAGCAAGCGTCCAGCGTGGCAAAGAGGCAGACCGACGAAGAGACAGTTTCAGAGGGAAAACCTTCCGATGGGAAG GTAACGTTCGTGCCAAGAGAAGACGTAGAGTCTGCGAAAGACAGGAAGCTAGAGAAACGCGATTcgacgaaaaagaaacgaggcCTGGTGCAACTGGGCGACGGTCTAATCGTCGACGACGGTTACATCAGCCAAGGCCTAGACAACGATTATTTCGCAGGCCTCACCAATTTCGGTCTGCAACTACCAAAATACGAAAACAAGGACGACGAAAGGGAACCAGCAGAAGGTGAAGTCAGAACCATCATGGACGTCTGCGACGGTTGTAGCGAGGAACCTTTCGTCAAAGCTCTCATCTTTGGTTGGAGGTCCGTGCCTAAGAAACTGTACTCTGGCGCGGTGCACATCCCAGCCGCGTCAATGTGCAAAGCGTTTTAA